A region of the Candidatus Woesearchaeota archaeon genome:
CTGCATAGAAAACATATTCCCAGGGGTTTTCAGGAATTGGCCTTGACTCGAGTTTTGTCAGGTTAATGCCGTTCTTGGCTAATCGCTGAAGACAATTAACCAGTGCTCCAGGACGGTGTTTAGTCTTAAAGGCAATACTTGTTTTTTCTTGTTTGCATTCTCTTGGTATATTCTCTGGCCTGACAAAAACAAAGAATCGGGTTATGTTGTGTTTTACAGTACCAATATCTTCTGCTAAAATCTGTAATCCATACATAGCACTGCACTGTTTTGCTGCAATAGCCCCTTGGTCTGGTCTGTTTCTCTCTTTGATCATCTTTGCTGCACCAGCAGTGTCATATTCAGGGGTTGCTTTTAATGCGTGCTTTCTCAGAAAATCTCTACATTGTTCCAGGGCTTGGGGATGAGAATAAACCACTTTTATTTTTTGCAATGAACTTCCTTCGGTTGCTAAAAGGTGATGCTGAATCGGTAAGAAGACTTCTCCGATAACCACAACATTCTCTTTGAGAAGCAGATCATAATTACGGGTTATACCTCCAGTAATACTATTTTCCACAGGTATGACTCCGGCATCTGCTTTTTTCTTTATTACGGCTTCAAAGACATCTTCGAAAGATTCATAGCCATTTGCTTTTAATCGCGTTCCTTTGTATGTATCCCCAAAATAGTTGGAAACTGCTCCTTCACTGTATGATCCTTTAATTCCTTGGTATGCGATGTTCATTCGATAGCCACCTCTCGATCTGTTGTAATGCCTTCCTCAGTTTCGCACGTGTTTTTGGTGTAAAACGATTATAGTGATTCATATCTTTAAAAAGTTCAACGGTATCGTACTGTACTACCTCACACATATGGAGTAATCGTTCATATGCTTCAGTGTCTATAGGGGTCTTTTTAGCGTTAATCATCTGTAATGCACGGCCAATAACATGGGTTAATACCTGAGATTCTGCAATCAAACGATCATGTGCTTGCGGACTGAGGTGAACGCAGACCAATCCTTTTTTCGTAAGATATTGTTGTATACGGTGATAGGTTTTCTTGTCTAATCGCACCTTACACAAAACAATCTTTCTTCCTCGAATACTTATTGCAGCGCTATCAGGGCCAAAGAGCGGATGGGTTGCCAAAAGAGGTATATTTTTAGGAAGGATTCTTTTCATGAGTCGTACAGGGTATTCTTTTACCGAGCACACATCGATGACAATCGTTGGAGGTTTCACCAGACTCTTGATTGAGGTAAGTACGTTCTCTAATTTGCTTATAGGAACACAGAGAATAAGGTAATCTGCTTGACAAACCTCATGAAGCGGCGTCCATTGCATGGTCTTCATGTTCTTTGTATCATACACCCTTAGAGGGAAATCTTTTATCAATTCTCGTGTTGCTAATTGACCAAAGCGGCCATACCCAATGATACCAACAGTTTTTTGTTTAGTCTTGCTTGATTGGGTTGATTTTTTTTGTATTTTTGGCATATTATTTCTCGCGTGTTTATTTATGAGATCACTTGGCGTATTCGTTGAAATCCTTCCTTGATATCTTTCTGCGAGCATGCATAGGAGATCCGAATGTGGTTTGGAGAACCAAAAGCATCTCCAGCAACAACAGCAACTCCTGCTTTCTCGAGGAGATAAGCAACGAACTCTTCACAAGATCCATGACGATGAGCAAATGGTGTTACCTCAGGAAAAAGATAGAATGCTCCTTCGGGGTTTACACAGGGGAATAATTCTTTGGTACATGCATAGGCAATATCTCGTCGCTGGGTTAATTCGTTGATTCGGTCATTCATTTCCTGAGCATCCATGGTAAGTGCTGCAAGAGCTCCGTACTGAGCAAAGGTACAGGCATTGGTGGTGGTATGACTTTGGAGTTTTTCCATCATTTGTATAAGTAAAGGATCTGCAACAACATATCCGATACGGAATCCAGTCATGGAATAGATTTTCGAGAAACTGTAAAATGAAATTGTTCGTTTTTTGGCATTCGGATGTAACGATGCAATACTGATGTGCTTTCCTGTGTAAACCAGATCCTCATACGTTTCGTCAGAAAGGATAAAGAGGCTGTGGTGTTCTGCTAATGTAATAATTTCATCTAACTCTTCTTGGCTATAGACTGCTCCTGTCGGGTTACAAGGACTATTAATAATGATAGCTTTTGTTTTTTTTGTTATCGCTTGTTCAATGAGTTTTTTATCAAGATGATTATTTCTGGTCGGTACAAATCGAGGGACAGCATCTGCTAGTTTTACTTGTTCAGGAAAACTTACCCAATATGGCGTTGGAATGATGACTTCATCCTCAGGATTGCAGAGGGCTTGCAATGCGTTGTATATTCCTTGTTTTGCGCCGATCGTTACTATAATCTCTTTTTCATTGACATCAATATTGTTCACTCGTTTTATTTTTTTGATAAGTTCATGCTTTAATTCGCTTATTCCTCCTGTTGCTGTGTATTTTGTTTTTTGCCCATCAAGTGCTTTTTTTGTTGCATCAATAATAATTTGAGGAGTTGGAAAATCAAGTTCTCCCATAGCAAAATTGATGATAGATTTTCCTTCCTGTTTTAATTTTGCCAGAATCGTTGCAAATTTTACGGTTTTTGATTCATGGAGGTCATTGATTTTTTTTGAAAGATTCATGGTTTTTTCCTCGCTGTACTTCTCTGCTTGCGGTGATGATCTCTTCATAGATTGCTCGAATCATACGCTCGGAGATGTTTTTCTTTTTTGCTTGTATTATTACTCTTCGGTATATATCTTCTTCTCGTTTATTATCGTAGATAGGCATTTTTTCTTTTACTTTCATCGTTCCAATTTTCTTTGCAATTTTCATTCGCTTTGCAAGCAGGTTTACTAGTGCATCATC
Encoded here:
- the pheA gene encoding prephenate dehydratase — translated: MNIAYQGIKGSYSEGAVSNYFGDTYKGTRLKANGYESFEDVFEAVIKKKADAGVIPVENSITGGITRNYDLLLKENVVVIGEVFLPIQHHLLATEGSSLQKIKVVYSHPQALEQCRDFLRKHALKATPEYDTAGAAKMIKERNRPDQGAIAAKQCSAMYGLQILAEDIGTVKHNITRFFVFVRPENIPRECKQEKTSIAFKTKHRPGALVNCLQRLAKNGINLTKLESRPIPENPWEYVFYADFEGGLHDPNVKLTLNEMEASSLMIKILGSYPKGTKTKDIYN
- a CDS encoding prephenate dehydrogenase/arogenate dehydrogenase family protein, with protein sequence MPKIQKKSTQSSKTKQKTVGIIGYGRFGQLATRELIKDFPLRVYDTKNMKTMQWTPLHEVCQADYLILCVPISKLENVLTSIKSLVKPPTIVIDVCSVKEYPVRLMKRILPKNIPLLATHPLFGPDSAAISIRGRKIVLCKVRLDKKTYHRIQQYLTKKGLVCVHLSPQAHDRLIAESQVLTHVIGRALQMINAKKTPIDTEAYERLLHMCEVVQYDTVELFKDMNHYNRFTPKTRAKLRKALQQIERWLSNEHRIPRN
- a CDS encoding pyridoxal phosphate-dependent aminotransferase; the encoded protein is MNLSKKINDLHESKTVKFATILAKLKQEGKSIINFAMGELDFPTPQIIIDATKKALDGQKTKYTATGGISELKHELIKKIKRVNNIDVNEKEIIVTIGAKQGIYNALQALCNPEDEVIIPTPYWVSFPEQVKLADAVPRFVPTRNNHLDKKLIEQAITKKTKAIIINSPCNPTGAVYSQEELDEIITLAEHHSLFILSDETYEDLVYTGKHISIASLHPNAKKRTISFYSFSKIYSMTGFRIGYVVADPLLIQMMEKLQSHTTTNACTFAQYGALAALTMDAQEMNDRINELTQRRDIAYACTKELFPCVNPEGAFYLFPEVTPFAHRHGSCEEFVAYLLEKAGVAVVAGDAFGSPNHIRISYACSQKDIKEGFQRIRQVIS
- a CDS encoding chorismate mutase, whose product is MNKGKERIKVRNREKLREEIDNIDDALVNLLAKRMKIAKKIGTMKVKEKMPIYDNKREEDIYRRVIIQAKKKNISERMIRAIYEEIITASREVQRGKNHESFKKNQ